One segment of Micromonospora parathelypteridis DNA contains the following:
- a CDS encoding F0F1 ATP synthase subunit gamma — protein sequence MAAQVRVLRQRIRSAKSMKKITKAMELVATSRIAKAQARVQASLPYAQAITGVLTALASNARIDHPLLTPRERVQRAGVLLVTSDRGLAGGYSSNAIRMAESLIARLKADGKEPVLYVIGRKGVGFYRFRGRPIEANWTGFSEQPSFEDARAVGETLIKAFTAGADDADGSAGADGVLGVDELHIVYTEFHSLMTQNPVTKIIGPMQVEDRPRSEGLLPAYEFEPEAEALLDALLPRYINTRIYAALIESAASESAARRRAMKSATDNAEEMIEKYTREMNSARQAGITQEISEIVGGANALAASGSEV from the coding sequence ATGGCGGCCCAGGTACGCGTTCTTCGTCAACGGATCCGCTCGGCGAAGTCGATGAAGAAGATCACCAAGGCGATGGAGCTCGTGGCGACGAGCCGGATCGCCAAGGCTCAGGCCCGGGTGCAGGCGTCCCTGCCGTACGCCCAGGCCATCACCGGTGTGCTCACGGCGCTGGCGTCCAACGCTCGGATCGACCACCCGCTGCTCACTCCGCGCGAGCGGGTGCAGCGGGCGGGCGTCCTGTTGGTCACCAGCGACCGTGGCCTGGCCGGCGGTTACAGCTCCAACGCGATCAGGATGGCCGAGTCGCTGATCGCGCGGCTCAAGGCGGACGGCAAGGAGCCGGTACTCTACGTCATCGGGCGTAAGGGCGTCGGGTTCTACCGGTTCCGCGGCCGGCCGATCGAGGCGAACTGGACCGGCTTCAGCGAGCAGCCGTCGTTCGAGGACGCGCGTGCCGTCGGTGAGACGCTGATCAAGGCGTTCACCGCCGGTGCGGACGACGCGGACGGCAGCGCCGGTGCGGACGGGGTGCTCGGCGTGGACGAGTTGCACATCGTCTACACCGAGTTCCACTCGCTGATGACGCAGAACCCGGTCACCAAGATCATCGGTCCGATGCAGGTGGAGGACCGGCCGCGCTCCGAGGGGCTGCTGCCGGCGTACGAGTTCGAGCCGGAGGCGGAGGCGCTGCTCGACGCGCTCCTGCCGAGGTACATCAACACGCGGATCTACGCGGCGTTGATCGAGTCGGCGGCGAGTGAGTCGGCGGCACGGCGGCGGGCCATGAAGTCCGCCACCGACAATGCCGAAGAGATGATCGAGAAGTACACGCGTGAGATGAACTCGGCCCGGCAGGCCGGTATCACCCAGGAGATCAGCGAGATCGTCGGCGGCGCCAACGCGCTTGCCGCGTCGGGAAGTGAAGTGTGA
- a CDS encoding LCP family protein: MLVGKAGKRGRKSSVWRGVPRWARICTVFGTVLTVLSGAVLVGTEALMARYEGAVGKADLFGDQAAGAQPKKSDIKGPLNILLVGIDPRTPTAAPLADSIMVLHVPASMDRAYLFSLPRDLYVPIPPFKKANFPGETTKINAAMSFGSKVPGANPDAARGFELLATTVQNVTGIKRFDAGAIINFTGFQKIVDAMGGVDMYVEREVKSEHKQPDGKARPGNTRGEGYVGPQAIYKKGNQHLKGWQALDYVRQRYPKNGVPDSDYGRQRHQQQFVKAMVGQAFSADVVANPIKLDKVLRAAGQSLIFNGRGSSVVDFGLALKDIRPNTIQMIKLSGGELKNSRGAYLGEQFSAGVPDFFTALHNEQLDPFLLEHPEFVNKTK; the protein is encoded by the coding sequence CTGCTCGTGGGTAAGGCCGGCAAGCGAGGCCGCAAGTCGTCCGTCTGGCGGGGCGTGCCGCGCTGGGCCAGGATCTGCACGGTGTTCGGCACCGTGCTGACCGTGCTCAGCGGAGCGGTGCTGGTCGGCACCGAGGCACTCATGGCCCGCTACGAGGGTGCGGTCGGCAAGGCTGACCTGTTCGGCGATCAGGCGGCGGGCGCCCAGCCCAAGAAGAGCGACATCAAGGGTCCGCTCAACATCCTGCTGGTCGGCATCGACCCGCGTACGCCGACGGCAGCGCCGTTGGCCGACTCGATCATGGTGCTGCACGTGCCGGCGTCGATGGACCGGGCCTACCTCTTCTCTCTGCCGCGTGACCTCTACGTGCCCATCCCGCCGTTCAAGAAGGCCAACTTCCCCGGCGAGACCACGAAGATCAACGCGGCCATGTCGTTCGGCAGCAAGGTGCCCGGGGCGAACCCCGACGCGGCTCGGGGCTTCGAGCTGCTGGCCACCACTGTGCAGAACGTGACCGGCATCAAGCGGTTCGACGCGGGCGCGATCATCAACTTCACCGGCTTCCAGAAGATCGTCGACGCCATGGGAGGCGTCGACATGTACGTCGAGCGGGAAGTGAAGTCCGAGCACAAGCAGCCGGACGGTAAGGCGCGGCCAGGCAATACGCGCGGCGAGGGCTACGTCGGCCCGCAGGCGATCTACAAGAAGGGCAACCAACACCTCAAAGGGTGGCAGGCGCTGGACTACGTCCGGCAGCGCTACCCGAAGAACGGTGTTCCGGACTCCGACTACGGCCGGCAGCGACACCAGCAGCAGTTCGTCAAGGCCATGGTCGGCCAGGCGTTCAGCGCCGACGTGGTGGCCAACCCCATCAAGCTGGACAAGGTGCTCCGCGCCGCTGGCCAGTCGCTGATCTTCAACGGTCGGGGCAGCAGCGTGGTCGACTTCGGGCTCGCCCTGAAGGACATCCGCCCCAACACCATCCAGATGATCAAACTCTCCGGTGGTGAGCTCAAGAACAGCAGGGGCGCCTACCTGGGTGAGCAGTTCTCGGCGGGGGTCCCGGACTTCTTCACCGCCCTGCACAACGAGCAGCTCGACCCGTTCCTGCTGGAGCATCCGGAATTCGTGAACAAGACCAAGTAG
- a CDS encoding F0F1 ATP synthase subunit epsilon translates to MAQQLHVELVAVEEKVWSGDAEMVVARTTEGELGVLPGHAPLLGQLAEPGQVRIKLAGGEQISYEVAGGFLSVSADGVIVLAESATPVSAQSR, encoded by the coding sequence GTGGCACAGCAGCTTCACGTCGAGCTCGTCGCCGTCGAGGAGAAGGTCTGGTCCGGTGACGCCGAGATGGTCGTCGCGCGGACGACCGAAGGCGAGCTTGGTGTCCTGCCGGGGCACGCGCCGCTGCTCGGCCAGCTCGCAGAGCCCGGCCAGGTCCGCATCAAGCTTGCTGGCGGTGAGCAGATCTCCTACGAGGTGGCCGGCGGCTTCCTCTCGGTGAGCGCCGACGGCGTCATCGTGCTTGCCGAGAGCGCAACCCCGGTCTCCGCGCAGAGCCGCTGA
- the atpD gene encoding F0F1 ATP synthase subunit beta, producing the protein MTAPVETKTATGRVVRVIGPVVDAEFPRDAMPALFNALNVNVNLSGGEKTLTLEVAQHLGDNLVRAISMQPTDGLVRGATVRDLGEPISVPVGDAVKGHVFNAIGEVLNLKEGETFEADDRWGIHRKAPAFADLEPKTEMLETGIKVIDLLAPYVKGGKIGLFGGAGVGKTVLIQEMITRVARNFGGTSVFAGVGERTREGNDLIAEMTESGVIDKTALVYGQMDEPPGTRLRVALSALTMAEYFRDVKKQEVLLFIDNIFRFTQAGSEVSTLLGRMPSAVGYQPTLADEMGELQERITSVRGQAITSMQAIYVPADDYTDPAPATTFAHLDATTNLERSISDKGIYPAVDPLASSSRILAPEFVGPEHFQVATEVKRILQRYKDLQDIIAILGIEELSEEDKITVARARRIERFLSQNTYAAEQFTGVPGSTVPIKETIEAFRKISEGEYDHFPEQAFFMCGGLEDLEAKAEELMKA; encoded by the coding sequence ATGACTGCACCAGTAGAGACCAAGACGGCCACGGGTCGCGTGGTCCGGGTCATCGGCCCGGTCGTCGACGCCGAGTTCCCGCGCGACGCCATGCCGGCCCTGTTCAACGCCCTGAATGTCAACGTGAACCTGTCCGGTGGTGAGAAGACGCTGACCCTGGAGGTCGCCCAGCACCTGGGTGACAACCTGGTCCGCGCCATCTCGATGCAGCCGACCGACGGTCTGGTTCGCGGCGCGACGGTGCGCGACCTTGGCGAGCCGATCAGCGTGCCGGTGGGCGACGCGGTCAAGGGCCACGTCTTCAACGCGATCGGCGAGGTGCTGAACCTCAAGGAGGGCGAGACGTTCGAGGCCGACGACCGGTGGGGCATCCACCGCAAGGCCCCGGCATTCGCCGACCTGGAGCCGAAGACCGAGATGCTGGAGACCGGCATCAAGGTGATCGACCTGCTCGCCCCGTACGTCAAGGGCGGCAAGATTGGCCTGTTCGGCGGCGCGGGTGTGGGCAAGACGGTGCTCATCCAGGAGATGATCACCCGTGTGGCCCGCAACTTCGGTGGTACCTCGGTCTTCGCCGGCGTGGGTGAGCGCACCCGTGAGGGCAACGACCTCATCGCCGAGATGACCGAGTCCGGCGTCATCGACAAGACCGCGCTGGTCTACGGCCAGATGGACGAGCCGCCGGGCACCCGGCTGCGGGTGGCGCTCTCCGCGCTGACCATGGCCGAGTACTTCCGCGACGTGAAGAAGCAGGAGGTGCTGCTCTTCATCGACAACATCTTCCGCTTCACCCAGGCGGGTTCGGAGGTCTCCACCCTGCTCGGCCGTATGCCGAGCGCCGTGGGTTACCAGCCGACCCTGGCCGACGAGATGGGCGAGCTCCAGGAGCGGATCACCTCCGTCCGGGGCCAGGCCATCACGTCCATGCAGGCGATCTACGTGCCGGCGGACGACTACACCGACCCCGCCCCGGCCACCACGTTCGCCCACCTGGACGCGACCACCAACCTGGAGCGGTCGATCTCCGACAAGGGCATCTACCCGGCCGTGGACCCGCTGGCGTCCTCGTCCCGGATCCTCGCCCCGGAGTTCGTCGGCCCCGAGCACTTCCAGGTCGCCACCGAGGTGAAGCGGATCCTGCAGCGCTACAAGGACCTGCAGGACATCATCGCCATCCTCGGCATCGAGGAGCTCTCCGAGGAAGACAAGATCACCGTGGCCCGGGCCCGGCGGATCGAGCGCTTCCTCTCGCAGAACACCTACGCCGCGGAGCAGTTCACCGGCGTGCCGGGCTCGACGGTCCCGATCAAGGAGACCATCGAGGCGTTCCGCAAGATCAGCGAGGGTGAGTACGATCACTTCCCCGAGCAGGCGTTCTTCATGTGCGGCGGTCTCGAGGACCTGGAGGCCAAGGCCGAGGAGCTGATGAAGGCCTGA
- a CDS encoding DUF2550 domain-containing protein: protein MEIVEGVGVGVVVILGALLTLFVRRALVTRSGGIIRLSVRVTTVLDGRGWSPGFGRFAGDELRWYRMFSFAIRPKRVLSRKGLAVERRRLPEGQERLSMPADWVILRCTSHHAPVEIAMARSTVTGFLSWLEAAPPGAVSPRMASQDWPAA from the coding sequence ATGGAGATCGTCGAAGGAGTCGGAGTCGGCGTTGTCGTCATCCTCGGCGCGCTTCTCACCCTCTTCGTTCGGCGAGCTCTGGTCACCCGCAGCGGTGGCATCATCCGGCTGAGCGTCCGAGTCACGACCGTGCTCGACGGTCGTGGCTGGTCGCCCGGCTTCGGCCGGTTCGCCGGTGACGAGCTGCGCTGGTACAGGATGTTCAGCTTCGCGATCCGACCCAAGCGGGTGCTCTCCCGCAAGGGGCTCGCGGTCGAGCGCCGCCGGTTGCCGGAGGGCCAGGAACGGCTCTCCATGCCGGCCGACTGGGTGATCCTCCGCTGTACCAGTCACCATGCACCGGTGGAGATCGCCATGGCGCGGTCTACCGTGACCGGTTTTCTCTCTTGGCTCGAGGCCGCCCCTCCGGGGGCGGTCTCGCCGCGTATGGCCTCCCAGGACTGGCCGGCTGCCTGA